AGTCTTTGTGCATTAGGCTTGATAAACTTTGAAACATGTCCGATATAATAATACTCATATGTATAAAATACCTCTCCTGTTTTTGTATCGGCAATGATGGGTGCAAAGCAGAAATTTCCTTTATGGTTAGGCCCTCCGGTTTCGTCCAACAGAATATTCCAGTCTGTCCATAAAGCATTTCCCTTATTAAAATCATTGAGCATATTTTTGCTGTATAGTTCACCAAGGCTTACATCATAAATTCTGTCCATGGCAAATTGTTCTTTGCAACCTTCTGTGAAAGCAAGAAATTTATCTGGAAAAGCTTTGTGCGTTTCTGCCAGATTATCAAATAATTGAGTTTTATTATTCCAGGTTTCATACCAATGATAACCGATTCCGCTCGCATATTTTGAAGTTTCCGGATCGCTAAGTGTGGTTGTTGCTCTTTGATAAATTAAATCTCTGTTGTGATCCCAAATCATTACTTTCTTATCCTTGTATCCATTTTTCCAAAGCGTTGGTCCAAGGTTATTTTTCAGGAACTCTCCTTCTTCCTCTGCGGTATAGATACAGGATTCCCAGGATTGAGTAGCCATAGGTTCATTCTGAACAGTTAATCCCCAGATATTAATTCCTCTTTTTTCATACTCCTTGATGAATTTAATATAATAATCTGCCCATGTTTGATAAAATTGGTTTTCCAATCGTCCTCCTTTGTATAGACTTTGATTTGATTTCATCCAGGCTGGTGGACTCCATGGAGAGAAATAGAAAGTAAAGTTATTACCAATTGCCTTTTGAGCTTCCTTAATCATTGGAATCTTATATTTTTCGTCGTGGGCAACATTGAAGGTTTTCAAAGAAGTATCATGATCTTCTACATAGGTATAAGAATCGCTGGAGAAGTCACAAGAATTCATATTGGTCCGCACCACTGTATATCCTAATCCATTTTTTCCAAAATAAGCATCCAAGATCTCTTTCTGTTTATTCTTTGGCATTTTGTAGAAAGTTTCTGCGGATGCATCTGTAATAGCCCCTCCAATTCCGATAAGCTTTTGGTATTTAAAATGGGGAGCTACAAAAATACAAGCTTCCGTTTCCTTGGGTTGTCCGAACTGCTCAAATTGTACCGCTCCTTTATCTACCATTCTTTCATTCACTTTGGAATTGGTAAGAATCACTTTAGCTGTTTTTCCTTCATGTTTTTTCCAATAATTCTGCTGAGCACTTACATTAACAGCAATACCGATTACAAAACAACTTACAATTAGTTTTCTCATGATTTTTTTGTTTGTGGACGAAAATGTCCTCTTTTTCATTATCTATTTTGATAGACTCTTACATAGTCTATATAATACTTTTGTGGAAAGATGTGATCATCTATTCCTTCTTTTCCGCCCCATAAACCTCCAACGGCAAGATTTAAAATGATAAAATAAGGTTGATCAAAAGGCCATGCCTCTTTGGTTTTTTCTTTGTTTTCATACGTAAAGAACTTCTTATCATCAATATAAACATCAATTTTTTCAGGTGTCCAATCAGCTTTATACACATGGAATCTCTCGCTTGCATCCTTTACAATCAAGGTATCTGTTTTTTGAGTTCCCTGGATGTGATTATATTTCTTAGTGTGTACAGAAGCATGGATGTACCCCTGATTAAATCCTACATGTTCCATAATATCAAGCTCACCATCATCTGGCCATTTCTTCATATTTTCACTCATCATCCAGATGGCTGGCCAAGTTCCTCTGCCTTTCGGAAGCTTTGCTCGCACTTCCACTGTTCCATATTGAAAGGAAAATTTTCCTTTTGTTAACAACCTTGCTGATGTATATTTATTTTCTTTCCAATTTTCTTTTCTGGCTTCAATGATAAGGTTTCCATTTTGCATACGAGCATTTTCCAGTCTGTTTTGGGTATAAAACTGAGCTTCCTCATTTCCAAATCCACTTCCTCCCGTATCATAGTTCCATTTTGAAGAATCCGGAAGTCCCTTTCCATTAAACTCATCATTCCAAATCAGCTTCTTACCAGAATCAACTTTGTTTGAAGCACAATTTACCACAGATAAGGCTAATATTCCTGCTGCACAAAACTGAATGGTATTTCGAAATTTAATTTCCATATTGTTATGATGATTAAAATTAGGTTTTGGCTAAAGCCATTTTTATCTTTTTATGTTGAGCGGGCTAAAGCCCGCTCCTATTGAATTTATTTCACCCAATTTACTCTTTTGGTTTGTACATTCTGAGAGTTGGTTCCCACCATAATATCAAACTCACCTGCTTCCCAGTCAAAATTAAGTTCGTCATCAAAAAATTTCAAATCTTCCGGAGTCAGTGTAAATTCTACCTTTTTGGCTTCTCCTTTTTTGATCAATATTTTTTTAAAACCTTTCAATTCCTTTACAGGTCTTACTACTTTCCCAAAAAGATCTCTTATATAAAGCTGTACTACTTCCTCACCATCATATTTTCCAGTATTGGAAACCGTAACATTTATGGTCAATTTCTGATTTCCTTTCAGGTTTTCAGAACTCAACATCATATCGGAATAGGTAAAGTCTGTATAACTTAACCCAAATCCAAATGGGAATTTCGGATCATTGTCAAGATCAATATATGCTGAAACATAATTTCTGTCTGTATTATTTTTTGCAGGTCTGCCCGTATTGTAGTAATTATAATACACCGGGATCTGCCCTTCAGTTCTTGGAAAAGTCATTGGAAGCTTCCCACCCGGGTTTACTGTTCCAAACAGAATATCGGCAATAGAATTTCCAGCTTCCGTTCCCAGCCACCAGGTATAAATAATAGCAGGAACATGATCTGATGCCCAGTTAAAAACCAAAGGTCTTCCTGCATTAATCATGAGAACAATTGGTTTTCCTGTTTTGGCTATTTCTTTTAACAGATCTTCCTGTACCCCGGAAAAGCCAATATTACTTCGGCTTTTTGCTTCACCACTCATCGCATGTCCTTCTCCTAAAGTCATAATCACCACATCTGCTTTTTTGGCCGTCTCTATGGCTTCCGTAAACATCGTTTTATCCTGATCATCTACATTACAGCCTTTTGCATATAATAAGGTAGAATTTTTATCTAGCTGATTCTTGATTCCATCAAATTGTGAAACAATTCTTTGCGTATCATCTTTAAAAGCAACAGACCAGAATCCATGATTGGATACAGTTTCTTTTCCGAATGGGCCAATCAAAGCAACTGTTTTTATTGTTTTTGAAAGAGGAAGGATATTGTCTTTATTTTTAAGGAGAACGATACTCTTAGATCCAAACTCCCTTCCGAATTTTCTATTTTCCTGGTTATCAGTTTGTTCTTTTTGTCTTTTTTCATTACTGAATCGATAAGGATCGTCGAAAAGCCCCATCTCGAATTTTTTGGTTAAAATTCTTCCTGTGGCATCATCCACGAGTTTAGCATCTACTTTTCCTTCTTTAACAAGTTTTGGAAGTTCTGCCATATATACTCTACTTTCCATATCCATATCACTGCCTCCCTGTATTGCCTTTTCAGCAGCCTCAGCACCATCTTTTGCATATCCGTGAGGAATCATTTCCCCAATGCTTCCCCAATCCGAAACCATAAAACCTTTATAATTCCATTTTCCTTTTAATAAATTTCTTTGGATATATTGATTGGCTGTGGCCGGAATTCCGTTGATATCATTGAAAGAATTCATGAACGTAGCCACACCTGCTTCTGCTGCAGCTTTGAAGGGCGGAAGGTAGGTTTCATTCAATTGTCGGAGGCTCATATCAACAGAGTTATAATCTCTGCCTCCTATAGCTGCACCATATGCTGCAAAATGCTTTGCACAGGCCATAACAGCATCCAGGCTTCCTAATCCTTTCCCTTGAAATCCTTTAATTCTTGCTAATCCGATTTGAGTTCCCAGGTAAGTATCTTCTCCTGAACCTTCCATCACTCTTCCCCACCTCGGGTCTCTGGCGATATCTACCATTGGGGCAAAAGTCCAGTGAATACCATAAGCAGACGCTTCTGTAGCTGCAATTCTTTCAGATTTCTCTATCATTCCCAAATCCCAACTTGCTGCCTGCCCAATATTAACAGGAAAAGTAGTTCTGTATCCATGAATAACATCTTGTCCGAACAATAAAGGAATTTTCAATCGGGATTGCATTGCCAGTTTCTGAAATGCCCTTGTTTCTTCTGCTCCGGCAACATTCAGCATAGAGCCAACTTTTCCTTTTTTTATTTCTTCCAACACTGCAGCCGAATTAGAATGTTGTGGCCCTGTGGCATATTCAAATCCACTGTATTGTACCATCTGCCCTACTTTTTCTTCCAGTGTCATTTTAGATAAAAGGTCTGCGACTCTCTGATCTATTGTTTTCTGTCCATAGACACTCATTCCAAATGCTGAGAATGCCAATAAGAAATAAACTCTCTTCATACTTATTCGGTTAAAAAATATAAGTTGCGGCAGATAGCCCAGGAATGTTTACTGTAGCGATCTTTCCGGCAAATTTAATATTAAAATTTTCAATTTCTTTATTATCGTTCTGAACAATCAACACCGTTTTTCCGGTTGGAGTTCTGAATGCTGCTGTCGATAAATATTGGGTCTGAGAGGAAGCTATACGCTGAGAACCTCCCGGTATAAACTTAGAGGCATGTGCCACAATATAATACGCTACATTTCTGGTAAAGTTTTCACTGTCTGAAATGGTAATAGCACCTTTACATTCTGTACATCCTCCTTCTGTATGTGGACCATATTTTGAATCATTGGCAAGGTTCCATTCCAGCGCTATTTTACTCCAATTTCTCATCGATCCTATGATCACATTCTTTGTATGCCAGTTCAGATCTTCATTGAAAGTCCCTTTTGAACCTGTCCACTGTTCAGTAAAATATAGATTCTTATCAGGAAAAGCATCATGAACTGTGCTTAATGCAGAAATATCTCCTTCGTACAAATGAAAAGCTGAGCCATCAATATACTGATAAGCTTCAGGATCTTTCAGAATATCCAGCGCATATTCAGGTTTATTGCAATTATGATCGTATACGACAATCTTGGTTTTGATATTATTGGTTTTAAAAACAGGCCCTAAAAAGCTTTTGATAAAATTTTTCTGCTGATCAGATGGCATGTACAAACTTGGATTATTTCCAGGATGCAAAGGCTCATTTTGGGGAGTTATCGCATCAATGCGAATTCCTTCTTTCTGCATTCCCTGGATATATTTTACAAAATAACGGGCATAGGCTTCATAAAACTCAGGTTTTAGACTTCCTCCTTTTGATTTTCCGTTATCCTTCATCCAGACTGGTGCTGACCAAGGTGCTGCAATGATTTTAATCTTAGGATTGATGACTAAAATTTCTTTCAACATGGCAATCAAGCCTTTATCTTTTGACAGACTAAATTTAGAAAGGGAAATATCGGTTTGCCCCTCCGGAAGATCATCATAGGAAAAGACTTCCCCATCCAGATCTGAAGCTCCGACACTTACTCTCAGATAACTGATGGAAATGGAATTTTTATCACTTCCGAAAAGTTCATTCAACAAAGCTTTCCTTTTAGCTGGAGACAAACGATTGATTACCTCAACACTTCCTCCCGTTAATGTATATCCGAAACCGTCAATATATTGAAACTTTTGATTATCATCAATTTCAATATTCTGAAGAGTATTGGGTGTATTTACAAATCTTGTTGAAGCCTGGGGTTGCAATTTGATGCTTTCATCTCCTTTGGTAAGCCAATACTGAATTTCATTATTGCTTTCTGAGCAACGGTGGCACATGATAAAGGAAAAAGTACCACACCACAAAGCAGTGCAGTACCTTTAAAGAAACTATATAAGTTGTGAAACTTCATATTTTAGTATCCGGTATTTTGTTTTAAAGCAGTATTGGTCAATTCATTGAAAGGAATGGGCAGAATTTCATTTTTGCCTGCTTTAAATCCTCTTGCTCCCAGTTTTGCCGGGGCATCACCCCATCTGACAAGATCAAACCATCTGTGGCCCTCTCCTGCTAACTCTCTTCTTCTTTCATCTTTGATCGCTTGAATAGACACTGGAACAGAGCTAAGTCCTACTCTTGCTCTTACCGCATCCAATAACGCCTGAGCTCTCCCTCCGGCACCTCCTAAAGCTTCGGCTTCCATTAAATAGGTATCTGCCAATCTTATAACAATATAATTTTGGCGGAAATTAAGCTCAGTAGGTCCTGGCAGATTAGATTTGTCTGCATTTCTTGGTAAATATTTATTTAAGAAATATCCTGTGTCTCTAAACCCTGGAGAATACGTAATTTTTCCTTCATCTTTAAATTTTTTACCATTAAATATCGTCGCATTCAAGCGGGGATCTCCTTGCATAAAGTTAAAAAGATCATCTGTAACAGGATTAAATCCCCAGCTTGGGTAAAGATCCGGGGCATCATTATTAGGAACATTCGCAACTCGTCCATACGATTTTATTCCTAGCATTACATTGATAGAATTCCCTTCATCTTTACCGGAACCCCAAAATGGCCAATCGGCATTACTTACATTGGTATGCATTACTTCAAGCACAGATTCTGTAGTAAACTTATTATCTACTTTCCATAACTCGGCAAAATCACTTACAAGTTTATACCCATATTGGCTTTCATTACCAGGAGTTCCATTTACCATTTGAAATTGGGCCGCCGCTTCAGTATTCTTTTTATCATATAAATAAATTTTACCTAGAATAGCATGAGCCGTACCTTGTGTAATTCTCCCCTTCTCACTAGGTCCGGAAGCTTTCATCATAAGATCAGGTAAAGCAGAAACAATATCCCCTTCTATCTGTGTATATATTTTTTGAGGATCCTCTTGAGGAATATTATAATAGTCGTCTGTAAACAAAACCGGCTTCAGAATAAGAGGGATATTCTTGAACATTCTTAACAGTTCAAAATAATACAATGACCTTAGAACTTTAGCTTCTGCAATATATCTTTTTCTTATTTGCTCATCCATAGCTGCATTCGGAATTCTTTCCAGCAAGAGATTAGCCTTTGCAATGCCCTGATAGTAGTCTTTCCAATAACTTGGAGGCATTATAATAGAATTAATAGAATAGTTAGAAAACCCCTGAATACCGGCACCATCTGACGAATTCCCTCCACCTGAATAGAAATCATCAGAAGCACCATTAAAGAAAGTCACCATATTTTCAAATCCTCCGGAATACTTTCTCAACATATCGTAAGTAGCTATTAATCCTCCAAAGGCCTGTTCTTCATTTTTAAAATAGTTGCTTGTATCAAAAGTTCCCGTATTTTTTACATCTTCCAGGTTTCCCTTATCGCAAGATACAGCCCCCAAACTCATACCTGTTAATAATAAAACAGATAAACTCTTATATATAAATCTTTTATTTTTCATTTTTTTGATGATTAAAATTGAACACTAGCTCCGAAAATGAAAGTTCTTGCCTGTGGATAGAAAGCTCTATCAATACCAAATGTGTCTGTTCCTGCAATTTCAGGATCATATCCTGTGTACTTTGTAAAAGTGACAAGGTTCTCTCCTGTCACATAGAATCTGATTTTTGAAGCACCAATGGTTTTTGCGGCATCATTAGGTAAAGTATATCCTATCTGAACTAATTTAAGACGTAGGTAATCTCCATTTGAAGATAATAATCCGACATTCTTGTATAGTTTTGATTATCGTCATTTACGGTAAGTCTGGCAATCGTATTTGAAGTACCTTCTCCTGTCCAACGTCCTAAAATGGCACTTTGATAATTAGCTTCCTGGATATCCAGCCTTCTCAACCCTTGAAAAATTTTATTTCCTGCCTGTCCTTGTGCAAATACCATTAAATCAAAATTTTTATAATTCAGATTAACAGTAAGTCCAAATGTGTATTTCGGTACAGAGCTTCCCAGGTTTACATAATCTTTATCATCAATTACCCCATCACCATTAGTATCCAATCTTTTGAAATCTCCAGGTTTTGCTTTAGGCTGAATTAATTCTCCATTAGCATTTCTATAGGCATCAATTTCGGCCTGATTCTGAAAAATTCCTAAGTTTTTATAGCCGAAGAAAGAACCATATGATTCACCCACCTGTAATCTCGATACTGCTCCCAGCGTTTGAAAAGAAGCAAAATTAACGTATTCTCTATCATCTTCAAGTCTGGTAATTTCATTTTTCAGATAGGCAAAATTTCCATTCACAGAAAAACCAAAGTCACTCCATTTCTTTTTGTATCCAAGGTTTACCTCCACTCCATCATTGTTCATATCCCCAATATTTCTGAACGGATTATTGATTAATCCCAAGTAACCGGGAAGCTCAACTTTTCTTAAAATATCAGTACTCTTTTTTCTAAAAAGGTCAACGCTCAGGTCAAAGTTTCTGAACAGCTTCATATCGGTTGCAATATTGAACTGTGAAGTTCTCTCCCACTTCAAATCAGGATTTTCAAGAGTACTTGGTGCGTATCCTACTCTAATGATATTATCTCCAAAAGTATAATTACTTCCGGCAATAAGGAAATTAGCAAACTGGAAATCATCAATAGCATCATTACCCAGCACTCCATATCCTCCTCTCAACTTAAACTGGTCACCACCTTATTTTCTGGCCAGAAACTCTCGTTAGAAACATTCCATCCTAAAGACATTGCCGGGAAATTCCCCCAATGGTTATTGCTTCCGAATTTTGAAGAACCATCTCTACGAATCGTTCCGGTAAAAAGATATCTGTTATCATAATCATACACTACTCTGGCAAAATAAGAAGCTTTGTGGGTCTGTTTTCCATCCCAGGCATTTCCTTTTCTGTTTTCAGGAGAAATATCAAAACCGAAGGAAGCATCTTCCCAATTATTAGTAGGAAGATTGGTAAATGTTGTACTTTGACCTGATGAAATATTATACTCATAATATCCCTGTCCTAGTAACACATTCAGATTATGTAATCCAAATCTATTCTGATAGGATAATGTATTTTCAGTACTCCATTCAAACTTTTTGTCAATTTGCCTGAATAAACTGTTAAAATCATTTTTATTAGCTGTACTTAGATAATTAACGGGAACAAATGCCTGATTCCCCCAATAAGAAAGTTTCCCATTCATGCTGGATTTAAAGCTGAGATGTTTATTAAACTTTAATTCTGCAAATACGTTTGCAATAATATCATCAGTCCATTTAAATCTCCCTAACTGAGTTTGTCTGAAGGCCAATGGGTTGGTCATCTCCTTACTTACATAAGGTGATATTCCGTATGGATTTCCATTAGGATCTCTTACATAATTAGGGTTATTAATATAGTCACTGAAATTAGGTTGGTTATTAATCCCATTGGTTACCACTACAGGAGTTAGCGGATCTAGATTAATCGCTGAACTTAGAGGCCCTCCAAATTCGCCATTATCTGTAACTCCTCTGGATTTTGTATGGGTATAGGCAAATGTTTGTCCAACGGTTAAAAAGTCAAATACTTTGTGGGTAGAATTTAACCTGGCATTTATTCGTTTATAATTTGAAATATCTCTTAATACAATCCCCTCCTGATCGTAATAACCAAAAGATGAGTAGAAAGTTGATTTATCATTTCCGCCATTAATACTGAACTCATGAGATTGGCGCTGTGCAGTGTTGAAGATTTGCTTTTGCCAGTCTGTACCGACTCCATAAGATGAAGGATTACCCAGAAAAGGTTTCAGTC
This is a stretch of genomic DNA from Chryseobacterium tructae. It encodes these proteins:
- a CDS encoding glycoside hydrolase family 30 protein is translated as MCHRCSESNNEIQYWLTKGDESIKLQPQASTRFVNTPNTLQNIEIDDNQKFQYIDGFGYTLTGGSVEVINRLSPAKRKALLNELFGSDKNSISISYLRVSVGASDLDGEVFSYDDLPEGQTDISLSKFSLSKDKGLIAMLKEILVINPKIKIIAAPWSAPVWMKDNGKSKGGSLKPEFYEAYARYFVKYIQGMQKEGIRIDAITPQNEPLHPGNNPSLYMPSDQQKNFIKSFLGPVFKTNNIKTKIVVYDHNCNKPEYALDILKDPEAYQYIDGSAFHLYEGDISALSTVHDAFPDKNLYFTEQWTGSKGTFNEDLNWHTKNVIIGSMRNWSKIALEWNLANDSKYGPHTEGGCTECKGAITISDSENFTRNVAYYIVAHASKFIPGGSQRIASSQTQYLSTAAFRTPTGKTVLIVQNDNKEIENFNIKFAGKIATVNIPGLSAATYIF
- the bglX gene encoding beta-glucosidase BglX; its protein translation is MKRVYFLLAFSAFGMSVYGQKTIDQRVADLLSKMTLEEKVGQMVQYSGFEYATGPQHSNSAAVLEEIKKGKVGSMLNVAGAEETRAFQKLAMQSRLKIPLLFGQDVIHGYRTTFPVNIGQAASWDLGMIEKSERIAATEASAYGIHWTFAPMVDIARDPRWGRVMEGSGEDTYLGTQIGLARIKGFQGKGLGSLDAVMACAKHFAAYGAAIGGRDYNSVDMSLRQLNETYLPPFKAAAEAGVATFMNSFNDINGIPATANQYIQRNLLKGKWNYKGFMVSDWGSIGEMIPHGYAKDGAEAAEKAIQGGSDMDMESRVYMAELPKLVKEGKVDAKLVDDATGRILTKKFEMGLFDDPYRFSNEKRQKEQTDNQENRKFGREFGSKSIVLLKNKDNILPLSKTIKTVALIGPFGKETVSNHGFWSVAFKDDTQRIVSQFDGIKNQLDKNSTLLYAKGCNVDDQDKTMFTEAIETAKKADVVIMTLGEGHAMSGEAKSRSNIGFSGVQEDLLKEIAKTGKPIVLMINAGRPLVFNWASDHVPAIIYTWWLGTEAGNSIADILFGTVNPGGKLPMTFPRTEGQIPVYYNYYNTGRPAKNNTDRNYVSAYIDLDNDPKFPFGFGLSYTDFTYSDMMLSSENLKGNQKLTINVTVSNTGKYDGEEVVQLYIRDLFGKVVRPVKELKGFKKILIKKGEAKKVEFTLTPEDLKFFDDELNFDWEAGEFDIMVGTNSQNVQTKRVNWVK
- a CDS encoding TonB-dependent receptor domain-containing protein codes for the protein MRGGYGVLGNDAIDDFQFANFLIAGSNYTFGDNIIRVGYAPSTLENPDLKWERTSQFNIATDMKLFRNFDLSVDLFRKKSTDILRKVELPGYLGLINNPFRNIGDMNNDGVEVNLGYKKKWSDFGFSVNGNFAYLKNEITRLEDDREYVNFASFQTLGAVSRLQVGESYGSFFGYKNLGIFQNQAEIDAYRNANGELIQPKAKPGDFKRLDTNGDGVIDDKDYVNLGSSVPKYTFGLTVNLNYKNFDLMVFAQGQAGNKIFQGLRRLDIQEANYQSAILGRWTGEGTSNTIARLTVNDDNQNYTRMSDYYLQMEITYVLN
- a CDS encoding SusC/RagA family TonB-linked outer membrane protein, whose product is MNIRISRSLGVVAVLYFTASFSAQTKKDSASKENKIEEIVMIGYGTQKKSNVTGAISSIKASDIEDAPAAGRPEQVLQGRAAGVSVVSNSGQPGTAPTVRVRGVTSFGAGSNDPLWVVDGIVVDNIGWLNQSDIESMEILKDGASAAIYGVSAAKGVILITTKKGTKGKLNLSYNGFFGVGSASKKLDLLNGTQYATIMNEAYNNDGLKPFLGNPSSYGVGTDWQKQIFNTAQRQSHEFSINGGNDKSTFYSSFGYYDQEGIVLRDISNYKRINARLNSTHKVFDFLTVGQTFAYTHTKSRGVTDNGEFGGPLSSAINLDPLTPVVVTNGINNQPNFSDYINNPNYVRDPNGNPYGISPYVSKEMTNPLAFRQTQLGRFKWTDDIIANVFAELKFNKHLSFKSSMNGKLSYWGNQAFVPVNYLSTANKNDFNSLFRQIDKKFEWSTENTLSYQNRFGLHNLNVLLGQGYYEYNISSGQSTTFTNLPTNNWEDASFGFDISPENRKGNAWDGKQTHKASYFARVVYDYDNRYLFTGTIRRDGSSKFGSNNHWGNFPAMSLGWNVSNESFWPENKVVTSLS
- a CDS encoding RagB/SusD family nutrient uptake outer membrane protein; the protein is MKNKRFIYKSLSVLLLTGMSLGAVSCDKGNLEDVKNTGTFDTSNYFKNEEQAFGGLIATYDMLRKYSGGFENMVTFFNGASDDFYSGGGNSSDGAGIQGFSNYSINSIIMPPSYWKDYYQGIAKANLLLERIPNAAMDEQIRKRYIAEAKVLRSLYYFELLRMFKNIPLILKPVLFTDDYYNIPQEDPQKIYTQIEGDIVSALPDLMMKASGPSEKGRITQGTAHAILGKIYLYDKKNTEAAAQFQMVNGTPGNESQYGYKLVSDFAELWKVDNKFTTESVLEVMHTNVSNADWPFWGSGKDEGNSINVMLGIKSYGRVANVPNNDAPDLYPSWGFNPVTDDLFNFMQGDPRLNATIFNGKKFKDEGKITYSPGFRDTGYFLNKYLPRNADKSNLPGPTELNFRQNYIVIRLADTYLMEAEALGGAGGRAQALLDAVRARVGLSSVPVSIQAIKDERRRELAGEGHRWFDLVRWGDAPAKLGARGFKAGKNEILPIPFNELTNTALKQNTGY
- a CDS encoding glycoside hydrolase family 30 protein, with translation MRKLIVSCFVIGIAVNVSAQQNYWKKHEGKTAKVILTNSKVNERMVDKGAVQFEQFGQPKETEACIFVAPHFKYQKLIGIGGAITDASAETFYKMPKNKQKEILDAYFGKNGLGYTVVRTNMNSCDFSSDSYTYVEDHDTSLKTFNVAHDEKYKIPMIKEAQKAIGNNFTFYFSPWSPPAWMKSNQSLYKGGRLENQFYQTWADYYIKFIKEYEKRGINIWGLTVQNEPMATQSWESCIYTAEEEGEFLKNNLGPTLWKNGYKDKKVMIWDHNRDLIYQRATTTLSDPETSKYASGIGYHWYETWNNKTQLFDNLAETHKAFPDKFLAFTEGCKEQFAMDRIYDVSLGELYSKNMLNDFNKGNALWTDWNILLDETGGPNHKGNFCFAPIIADTKTGEVFYTYEYYYIGHVSKFIKPNAQRLGSSSNRAALTSSAFMNENGQLVTVIMNDSDNDIETNLWIEGMAAKLNAPAHSIQTVIL
- a CDS encoding glycoside hydrolase family 16 protein; translation: MEIKFRNTIQFCAAGILALSVVNCASNKVDSGKKLIWNDEFNGKGLPDSSKWNYDTGGSGFGNEEAQFYTQNRLENARMQNGNLIIEARKENWKENKYTSARLLTKGKFSFQYGTVEVRAKLPKGRGTWPAIWMMSENMKKWPDDGELDIMEHVGFNQGYIHASVHTKKYNHIQGTQKTDTLIVKDASERFHVYKADWTPEKIDVYIDDKKFFTYENKEKTKEAWPFDQPYFIILNLAVGGLWGGKEGIDDHIFPQKYYIDYVRVYQNR